CGTCGGGGCGTACGCGAAGCCGTCAGAGTGGGGGCGCGGACTTGGAAAAGCCATATCGAGAGCTGCAGGCCCACACGCTCGCACACGGAGATCCCGCCTTCATCCACCAGCACGTGGTGGATGCCTGGACGGCACAGAACGGCCGACGAGCGGGCGAAGGCGACCGCGATCGGCTTCGCGCTGGCCGGGCTGTACCTGCACGTCGAGCGGGGGTTTACCGGCCGGCAGGTGCAGCACGTGCACACGCTGATGGCCCGGCGCAGGCGGGCGTGGCCCTCGTTCGTCCTGCCCCGCGACCGGGGCCGGGTGAACGTCGAGCACGTCATGACACGCCCGCCCGGCCCCGCGCGGGACCGGGCGATCGAAGCGTGGTGCGCCTCGGTGTGGGGGGCGTTCGGCGGGAACCGGGACGCGGTCGTCGGGTTGCTGGAGAGCTGCGGCATCGGGTGATGCGTAGGAAAGCGGTGCCGGTGGGACGACCTTGACACCCGGGGACGGGCGTCCCTACACTGCCCTGCGCTGGGGACTTCGGGTGGCGGAAAGGTGGTTCTTGGATGGAGGAGCGCGGGAGGAGAAGGCCGCTCTACGAGATGACCCGGGAGCTTGCGGCCACCGCCCGGGGGGATCTTCCGGCGACGCTCGTGATCCGGGACGGCACTCTGGTAAGCGTAACCTCGGGGGAGGTGCTGCCGGGGATGAGCGTCGCGGTGCGGGGCTCGCGGATAGCCTACGTGGGACCGGACGCCGGGCATACGGTGGGGTCGGACACCACAGTCATAGACGCCGCCGGGCGCTACATCGCTCCGGGGTTTCTGGACGGCCACTGCCACATCGAGAGCAGCCAGATCACGGTGACCCAGTTCGCCCGGGCGGTCCTGCCCCTGGGGACCACCGGCGGCTTCTTCGACGCCCACGAGATCACCAACGTGCTGGGGCTCAGGGGGCTGCGGCTGATGCTGGACGAGGCCCGGAGCACCCCGCTGGCCGCCTACCTGGAGGTGGCCTCCTGCGTGCCCTCGACCTCGACGGAGCTCGAGACGCCGGGGGCGGAGATCGGTCCCGCCGAGGTCGCCGAGGCTCTCTCCTGGGGGGAGGACGTCATAGCCCTCGGGGAGGTGATGAACTTCCCCGGCGTGGTCTTCGGCGACGAGAGGATGCACGCCGAGATCTCGGCCGCCCTGCGCGCGGGGAAGATCGCCGACGGGCACTTCTGCTGGCCGCCGGACGATCACCGCCTCGCCGCCTACGCGGCCAGCGGCATCAGCGGTTGCCACGAGGGGACCACCCCGGAGGACACCCTCTGGCGCCTCAGGCAGGGGATGTACGCCAAGCTGCGGCGCGGCTCGGCCTGGCACGACGTCGCCGCCACAATAAAGGCGCACACTGAGAGGGGACTCGACCCTCGCCGCATCCTGCTCGTCACCGACGACCGCAGCCCCGAGTCCCTGCTGGAGGAGGGGCACATGGACTTCGTCGTGCGTCACGCCATAGCCCAGGGTGTAAACCCGGTAACCGCCTTTCAGATGGCCACCCTCAACCCCGCCGAGCGCTTCCGGGTCTCGCACGACGTGGGGAGCGTCACCCCCGGCCGCTACGCGGACATCCTCCTGCTGGAGGGGGATCTGGCGGAGGTGAGGGTGGCGTTGACGGTGGCCGCCGGGGAGGTGGTGGCGGAGGGTGGGCGGATGGTGGCGGAGATGCCCCCCTACGACTACCCGGCGTTCTGCCTGGACACCGTGCGCGTCGAAGGGGACCTGCGTCCCTCGGACTTCGACGTCCCGGCGCCGGGCGGCGGGGAGCGGGCGCGGGTGCGGGCCATCCGGGTCGTGGAGAACCACGTGGAGACCCGCGGCGAGGCCGTCGAGCTTCCGGTGGAGGGCGGGCGGATCAGGCTCGACCCGCGGCAGGACGTGTGCAAGCTCTTCGTGATCGAGCGCCACGGAAGAGGCGGCGGCCGCGGCGTCGGCTTCGTCACCGGGCTGGGCTTCGAGCGGCCCGCGGCGCTCGCCAGCACCGTGGCCCACGACAGCCACAACCTCATGGTCCTGGGCAACTCCGAGGAGCTCATGGCCCGGGCGGCCCGGGAGGTGGTCGCGGCCCGCGGCGGGGTGGTCGTGGTCGTGGACGGCGAGACGACGGTGCTCCCGCTGCCCGTCGCGGGCCTGATGTCCCCCGAGCCCTACGAGGAAGTGGCCCGGCTCTCGAAGGAGATCGGACGGGCGCTGAGGAGGGCGGGTTGCCGGATGAACTATGCCTTCATGACCATCTCGCTCCTCGCCCTCGTTGTGCTGCCCGAGCTGCACCTCTCGGACCGGGGGCTCGTCGAGGTGGGGGAGGAGGGCTTCCGGCTCGTCGACCTCGCCGTAGACTAGAGCTCGGCGAACCGGTAGCCCATGCCGCGCACCGTCTGGATGTAGCGCGGGTTCTTCGGGTCGGGCTCGATCTTCTGGCGGACGTGCTGGATGTGGACGTCCGCCGAGCGGGGCTCCCCGAAGAACTCTCCGCCCCACAGGTGGTCCATTATCTGCTCCCGGCTGTAGACCCGTCCCGGGTTGGAGGCCAGAAGCGCCAGCACCTCGAACTCCCGGGCGGTGAGCTCGACCGGCTCTCCCCGCGCAGTGACCCTCCGGCGCAGGAGATCTATCTCCAGCCCGGGGAACTCCAGCTTGCGCTGCTCGGGGGAGGTCTGGGCGTTCATCCGCTGCCGTCTGAGTTGCGCCCGCACCCTGCTGGCGAGCTGCCGGGGGCTGAAGGGCTTGGTGATGTAGTCGTCGGCCCCGACCTCCAGCCCCACCACGATGCTCGTCTCGTCGTCGCGGGCGGTGAGCATCACCACCGGGACGGTGCGGTGCGGGGAGTGGCTCTCCCTGAGCTCCCGGCAGACGGAGATGCCGTCCATCCCCGGCAGCATGACGTCGAGGATCACCAGGTCGAAGGGTTTGGAGTCCGAGAGCAGCTCCAGGGCCGTCTCCCCGTCGGGGACGGTCTCGGTCTCGATGCCCTCGCGGGAGAGGGTGTGCTCCACCACGTCGCGCACCGCCGGGTCATCCTCGACTATGAGCACCCTAGCCATCTTCCACCTCCCTCAGCTCCACGGTGACGGCCGTCCCGACGCCCCTCTCGGAGGATATAGAGATCCTGCCACCCATCCCCTCCACCAGCTCCTTGCAGATGGAGAGCCCGAGCCCGAAGCCGCCGGTGCTGCCCCTCCCCCGGTAGAAGCGCTCGAAGACGTGGGGCAGATCCTCCTCCCTTATCCCCTCGCCCTCGTCCTCGACGGTTATGGAGGGCCCGGAGACCCTGATCCGGATCTCCCCCCCGCGCTCGGAGTGTCGCAGGGCGTTGCCGAGCAGCACGAGGAGCGCCTGCTCGAGCCACTCGGGATCGGCGTACGCCCGCGAGCCCTCCCCCTCCACCTCGATGCTCACGCCTTCCCGGTCCGCCAGCGGCCGCATGCTCTCCGCCGCCCTCCGGGCCGCCTGCAGCAGGTCGAGCGGCCGCAGCTCGGGCTCCCGGTGGTCCCAGCCGGTCCGCGCCAGCCGGAGCAGGGTCTCCGAGAGCCGCTGCATCCTGCGGGCCTCGGCGTGGATGTGCTCCAGGAACCGGCGGCGGACCCCGGGCTCGTCGTCCTCCCCGGTCAGAAGCAGCTCCGTCGCGCCCAGTATGGCGGTGAGCGGGGTCTTCAGCTCGTGGGCCGCGTTGGCCAGAAAGCGCTGCTGGCGGGCCTCCAGGCGCAGCCCCTCCGAGAGGTCCTGCACCACGACGAGCACCCCGCCCCGGTGATCGTCGAAGTGGGGGAGGTGCTCGAGCCTGACCCGGAGGAAGGTGTCCTGCCCGCGGACCCGGGCCTCCCCGCACCGCTCCCCGCGGGCGCAGCGGGCCACCGCCTCCGGAAGGCTGAACTCCGGCCAGGGATCGGGGAGCTTCTGGGGGCTCTCCTGATCCCTCAGTTCCAGCATCTCACGGGCCGCCGGGTTGGCGAAGATGACCCGCCCCTTGAGGTCGGTGGCGAGCACGCCCTCGGTGAGGTTGTCCAGGACGGCCCGCAGCGTCTCCCGCTCCTCCTCGATGCGGGAGAAGGATTTCTCCAGCCGTCCGGCCATCGAGTTGAACGCCTCCGCCAACTCCCCGAACTCGTCCCGGTAGCCGGGCTTTATGCGGTAGGAGAGGTCGCCGCTCTCTATGGTGCGCGCGCCGTGGGCCAGCCGCTCCACCCGCCGGGTCAGGAGCGTGGAGATCAGGAGCGCCAGCCCGCCGCCGAAGACGGAGGCTATGGCTGCGGCCTCAACCCCGGCGCGCAGGAAGATCCTGTACACTGCTCCCCCCGGCTCCCCGGAGACGAGGACGAGACCCCCGAAGAGCTCGCCCCGACGGTTGATCGGGACCACCGCGAGCCACCGCCCGCCGAGCTTCAGGCGCATCCGCTCCCCGGAGGCGGCGTTGCGCCGCACCTCTTCGGGCAGCCCACCCGGGAGCGGGGAACCCGCTCGTAGTAACACCTCCCCCTCCCGGCCGATCACGAAGATGCTGGTCCGCCCCTCGCCCGCGGAGGCCCGGAGCGTCTGCCGCCAGTCGCCGCGCCGCTCGCCGGAGAGGGCGTCGGCCGTGGCTGCGGCGCGGGCCAGGGTGCGGTCCTGGGCGTAGTCGCGCAGCCTGGTCTGCACGGCCGGTATGCCGTAGGCGAACATCAGGGCCACGGTCAGGAGCACAGTGAGGATTACCGCGATGGGCATCCATATGCGGAACCTGAAAGCCACAAAACACTTATACCCGGCCGTCGGGCCAACATTACCTTAACGCGCCCTTTGCGGGACGCTAACGGGAGGTCGTGCGGCCTTGACGGGGCGGGGGGATAATGCCTTTTTCGGGAGCGGATGATGCGCGCGTCGGAGGACATAGGGCTCTCGTGGGGAGCCGTGGCGCTGGGCTGGCTCATCGCCGCCTGCGCCGGGGCCGGGCTAAGCTTGCTCCTGAAGCTGCTGTATCCGGTTGAGGCGGACGGGGCGGTGCCGGACCTCGCGGCGGTGCCGGCGGTCTCCGGCTTTGCGGCGGGGAGCACGCCGGTGGTCGCCCTGCTCTCCGGTGCCACCCTGTTCGGGGGGGCGCGTGGGAGTCCTCATGGGGGAGCTGGTGCATTGCACCAGGCGCGCGTTGTACGGAGTGGCACGCCCGCCGAGGGCCACCATCTCCCCATCGAGGAAGCCCGCCTTCGTCTTGGAGCCCCGGATCACGCTCTGGCAGGTCGAACCGAGCACCGTCCGCAGCGGGGCGGGTGCCGTCCCCTCCGGCATCCGACGGGAGAGCAGGCCCGGAGCCGCCGCTCCGGGTGGGTCGTCGTAGGGGTGCTGGCGGCTCGTGGCGTTGGAGTGGAGGGCGGCCGTTTACCGTTCCCGTCCCGGGGGAGCGCTTGCTGAGGCTCTCGCGTTCTCGGGCTGCGGGGTCTCCCACCGGGCCTCCGTCCACTTTCGCTCGCTGCGGCTGCTCTCCACGACCTTCTCTATGAAGTGCACCCCGCGGGCCCCGTCGCGGACGGTTGGGAAATCCGGGGGGCGTTTCGGGATGCGGCCCTCGCGGCGGGCCCGGATCGCCGCGGCGGCCTCCAGGTAGAGGTTCGCGAACGCCTCGATGAACGCCTCGGGGTGTCCTGCCGGCAGGCGGGTGGCCCTCCGGGCCTCCTCGCAGAGGTAGGGGTTGCCCCGGCGGAGGATCTGGAGGGGCTTTCCGAAGGGCGCGAAGAGGAGGTGGTTCGGCTCCTCCTGGCGCCACTGCAGGCCGCCCTCGGTGCCGTAGATCCGGAGGCTCAGGTTGTTCTCCTCGCCGGTGGAGATCTGGGAGGAGATCATGACGCCCTTCGCCCCGCCCTCGTAGCGGACGATGAGGTTGCCGTCGTCGTCCAGGCGGCGGCCCTCGACGAAGGTCGTGAGGTCGGCGCAGACCGCGGAGATCTCGAGCCCCGTGACGGTCGCGACCAGGTTCTCGGCGTGCGAGCCGATGTCGCCCATGGCCCCGGCGGCCCCGGCGAGGGCCGGGTCGGTGCGCCACCTGGCCTGCTTGTCCCCGGCTTCCTCCAGCCGGCGCACGAGCCAGCCCTGGCTGTACTCGACGATGACCTTGCGCACCTCGCCGAGCATGCCCGAGCGGACCATGTGCCGCGCCTGCTTCACCATCGGGTAGCCGGTGTAGTTGTAGGTGACGCAGAAGATCGTGCCCGCCTTCTCGACGGCGTGCACCAGCTCCAAGGCCTGCTCCGAGGTGTGGACCAGCGGCTTGTCGCAGACCACGTCGAAGCCGGCCTCGACGAAGGCGCGGGCCACGGGGAAGTGCATGTGGTTGGGGGTGACGATGCTGACGAAGTCTATGCGCTCCTCCTCGGGGAGGGCGAGCTCGCCCTCGAGCATCTCCTCCCAGCTGGCGTAGTTCCTCTCTTCCGAGAGGCCCAGCGCCCTCCCGGAGCGTCGGGCCTTCTCCGGGGTGGAGGAGAGCGCTCCGGCGACGAGCTCTATCTGGCCGTCGAGTGCGGCCGCTCGCCGGTGCACCGCCCCGATGAAGGAGCCCTCACCCCCGCCGACCATCCCCATCCTGAGCTTTCGCATATCTCTCTCACTCCTCCCCGAAGGCCGCGTCGAAGGCCACGCCTGAGGGCTCGAAGTCCAGCCGCCGGACGAAGGCCGCGGACTCGCGGGCGCCGTGCACCCGGTCCATCCCCGAGTCCTCCCACTCCACCGAGAGCGGGCCGCCGTAGCCGATGCGGTTGAGGGCCCTGATGATCTCCTCGAAGTCCACCCCGCCGTGACCCAGCGAACGGAAGTCCCAGCCGCGCCGGTGGTCGCCGAAGGGCAGGTGTGAGGAGAGGATGCCGCTCTGGCCGTCGAGGGTGCGGACGGCGTCCTTCATGTGGACGTGGTAGATGCGGTCGGCGAAGCGGTCTATGAACCGTACCGGGTCGACGAACTGCCAGTAGAGGTGCGAGGGGTCGAAGTTGAAGCCGAAGGCCTCCCTGCGCCCGATGGCCTCCAGGGCTCGCTCCGCCGAGTAGAGGTCGTAGGCTATCTCCGTGGGGTGTACCTCGAAGGCGAAGCGGACGCCCTCCTCGTCGAAGACGTCCAGGATGGGGTTCCACCGCCGGGCGAAGTCCTCGTAGCCGGCTTCGACCTCCTCCTGAGAGGTGGGCGGGAAGAAGTAGAGCTTGTGCCAGACGGAGGAGCCGGTGAAGCCGGTGACGACGCCCACGCCGAGCTTCCTCGCGGCGCGGGCCGTGTCCTTCATCTCCTCGGCGGCGCGCCGCCGCACCCCCTCCGCCTCACCGTCGCCCCAGACGTGGGCGGGGAGGGTGGCCTCGTGGCGGGCGTCGATGGGATCGCAGACGGCCTGGCCGACGAGATGGTTGCCGATGGCGTGGCACTCCAGGCCGTTTCTCTCGAGGATCTCGCGGCGGCTCTCGACGTAGCCGTCCTCCGAGAGGGCCCTCCTCACGTCGAAGTGGTCCCCCCAGCAGGCGAGCTCCAACCCGTCGTAGCCCATCTCCTTGGCGAGCGGGGCCAGCTCCTCCAGCGGCAGGTCGGCCCACTGGCCGGTGAACAGTGTTACGGGCCTTCTTGGCACGTTCGTCTCCCCCTTTCTTCTATCCGCGGTACTCTCCCCGGGCCACCGCGGGGACGTATTCTTCGAGCTCTGCGTCCGGGAGGGCCACGGTGCGGCCGGTCTCGGCGGAGCGGTAAAGCGCCATGAGCAGCTCCACGACCGCCACGCCGTCCCGGAAGGTCTCCTCCGGCCGCTCCCCGCGCAGGAAGCATCCGACCATGTGCCGGTCCTCCAGGGTGTAGCCGTAGGAGGCGGCCTCGTCCTCCAGCACCGGCATCAGGCCCTGCTCGGCGTTCTGTTTCTCGACGAGGTCTTCTCCTGCCTCTCTCGTGACGTGGCGGGAGAGGAAGACCCTGAGGCCGCTGTTCAGGGTGCTGTACTCCATGGCGTACTCGGGGCCGAGGAGCTCCAGCTGGATCCTGAGCCCCGGCCCGACGTAGGACCAGGAGGTGGTGGCCTCTATGACGAGCTTTCTCCCAGCCTCGTCCTCCAGGGTAAGGGTGCCGCGGGCGAAGTCCTCCACCGGGCGCCGGGTATAGTCCACGCCGGTGGCCTCTTTGAGCCGGGCGGCGTATTCCGGACGGGTCCACTTGAGGGTGGCGATGGTGGCGTTCGCGGAGAGAGGGCGGAGGCTGTCGCGATCCCTGCCCGGTTCGGTGAGCAGGTAGCGGGCCACCTCGATGCTGTGGCACATCATGTCCGAGAGGACGCCGCCGCCCTGTTCCCCGCCGCGCCAGAACCAGGGGGCGTGGGGGCCGGAGTGCTCCTCGGAGGCCCGGGCCAGGTAGGGACGGCCGGCTATGGGGGCCGCCCGGCGCCAGAGGATCTCCCGCCCGCGCCGGACGGCGGTGGAGAAGAGCTGGTTCTCCAGGTAGCCGTGGTTGAGGCTTGCGTCCTCGGCCAGACGCAGCATCTCGCGGGCCTCGGCGAGGTTGCGGGCCAGCGGCTTCTCGCAGGCGACGCCGCGCAGGGAGGCGCGTCCCGCCTTCACCTCGCGGTGGATGGTGCGCATGTGCTCGAGGCGGGTGCTGTTGGGGCCCAGGATCCAGACCGCGTCCACCTCTCCGGAGCGAAGCATGCTCTCCACGGAGGGGTAGGCCCTGCAGGGGCCGAGGCCCAGACTCTGTGCCTCGGCGGCGAGCGCCTCCCGGTGGGCGGGGGTGGGGCTGAAGACCCCGGAGATCGTCGCGTC
The Rubrobacter xylanophilus genome window above contains:
- a CDS encoding sugar phosphate isomerase/epimerase family protein, translated to MPRRPVTLFTGQWADLPLEELAPLAKEMGYDGLELACWGDHFDVRRALSEDGYVESRREILERNGLECHAIGNHLVGQAVCDPIDARHEATLPAHVWGDGEAEGVRRRAAEEMKDTARAARKLGVGVVTGFTGSSVWHKLYFFPPTSQEEVEAGYEDFARRWNPILDVFDEEGVRFAFEVHPTEIAYDLYSAERALEAIGRREAFGFNFDPSHLYWQFVDPVRFIDRFADRIYHVHMKDAVRTLDGQSGILSSHLPFGDHRRGWDFRSLGHGGVDFEEIIRALNRIGYGGPLSVEWEDSGMDRVHGARESAAFVRRLDFEPSGVAFDAAFGEE
- a CDS encoding response regulator transcription factor; this encodes MARVLIVEDDPAVRDVVEHTLSREGIETETVPDGETALELLSDSKPFDLVILDVMLPGMDGISVCRELRESHSPHRTVPVVMLTARDDETSIVVGLEVGADDYITKPFSPRQLASRVRAQLRRQRMNAQTSPEQRKLEFPGLEIDLLRRRVTARGEPVELTAREFEVLALLASNPGRVYSREQIMDHLWGGEFFGEPRSADVHIQHVRQKIEPDPKNPRYIQTVRGMGYRFAEL
- a CDS encoding Gfo/Idh/MocA family protein codes for the protein MHEKSTRPLRVGFIGSGFIARFHLQAFLGVRDATISGVFSPTPAHREALAAEAQSLGLGPCRAYPSVESMLRSGEVDAVWILGPNSTRLEHMRTIHREVKAGRASLRGVACEKPLARNLAEAREMLRLAEDASLNHGYLENQLFSTAVRRGREILWRRAAPIAGRPYLARASEEHSGPHAPWFWRGGEQGGGVLSDMMCHSIEVARYLLTEPGRDRDSLRPLSANATIATLKWTRPEYAARLKEATGVDYTRRPVEDFARGTLTLEDEAGRKLVIEATTSWSYVGPGLRIQLELLGPEYAMEYSTLNSGLRVFLSRHVTREAGEDLVEKQNAEQGLMPVLEDEAASYGYTLEDRHMVGCFLRGERPEETFRDGVAVVELLMALYRSAETGRTVALPDAELEEYVPAVARGEYRG
- a CDS encoding adenine deaminase, with the translated sequence MEERGRRRPLYEMTRELAATARGDLPATLVIRDGTLVSVTSGEVLPGMSVAVRGSRIAYVGPDAGHTVGSDTTVIDAAGRYIAPGFLDGHCHIESSQITVTQFARAVLPLGTTGGFFDAHEITNVLGLRGLRLMLDEARSTPLAAYLEVASCVPSTSTELETPGAEIGPAEVAEALSWGEDVIALGEVMNFPGVVFGDERMHAEISAALRAGKIADGHFCWPPDDHRLAAYAASGISGCHEGTTPEDTLWRLRQGMYAKLRRGSAWHDVAATIKAHTERGLDPRRILLVTDDRSPESLLEEGHMDFVVRHAIAQGVNPVTAFQMATLNPAERFRVSHDVGSVTPGRYADILLLEGDLAEVRVALTVAAGEVVAEGGRMVAEMPPYDYPAFCLDTVRVEGDLRPSDFDVPAPGGGERARVRAIRVVENHVETRGEAVELPVEGGRIRLDPRQDVCKLFVIERHGRGGGRGVGFVTGLGFERPAALASTVAHDSHNLMVLGNSEELMARAAREVVAARGGVVVVVDGETTVLPLPVAGLMSPEPYEEVARLSKEIGRALRRAGCRMNYAFMTISLLALVVLPELHLSDRGLVEVGEEGFRLVDLAVD
- a CDS encoding Gfo/Idh/MocA family protein yields the protein MRKLRMGMVGGGEGSFIGAVHRRAAALDGQIELVAGALSSTPEKARRSGRALGLSEERNYASWEEMLEGELALPEEERIDFVSIVTPNHMHFPVARAFVEAGFDVVCDKPLVHTSEQALELVHAVEKAGTIFCVTYNYTGYPMVKQARHMVRSGMLGEVRKVIVEYSQGWLVRRLEEAGDKQARWRTDPALAGAAGAMGDIGSHAENLVATVTGLEISAVCADLTTFVEGRRLDDDGNLIVRYEGGAKGVMISSQISTGEENNLSLRIYGTEGGLQWRQEEPNHLLFAPFGKPLQILRRGNPYLCEEARRATRLPAGHPEAFIEAFANLYLEAAAAIRARREGRIPKRPPDFPTVRDGARGVHFIEKVVESSRSERKWTEARWETPQPENARASASAPPGRER
- a CDS encoding sensor histidine kinase; translation: MPIAVILTVLLTVALMFAYGIPAVQTRLRDYAQDRTLARAAATADALSGERRGDWRQTLRASAGEGRTSIFVIGREGEVLLRAGSPLPGGLPEEVRRNAASGERMRLKLGGRWLAVVPINRRGELFGGLVLVSGEPGGAVYRIFLRAGVEAAAIASVFGGGLALLISTLLTRRVERLAHGARTIESGDLSYRIKPGYRDEFGELAEAFNSMAGRLEKSFSRIEEERETLRAVLDNLTEGVLATDLKGRVIFANPAAREMLELRDQESPQKLPDPWPEFSLPEAVARCARGERCGEARVRGQDTFLRVRLEHLPHFDDHRGGVLVVVQDLSEGLRLEARQQRFLANAAHELKTPLTAILGATELLLTGEDDEPGVRRRFLEHIHAEARRMQRLSETLLRLARTGWDHREPELRPLDLLQAARRAAESMRPLADREGVSIEVEGEGSRAYADPEWLEQALLVLLGNALRHSERGGEIRIRVSGPSITVEDEGEGIREEDLPHVFERFYRGRGSTGGFGLGLSICKELVEGMGGRISISSERGVGTAVTVELREVEDG
- a CDS encoding DUF5946 family protein is translated as MPGRHRTADERAKATAIGFALAGLYLHVERGFTGRQVQHVHTLMARRRRAWPSFVLPRDRGRVNVEHVMTRPPGPARDRAIEAWCASVWGAFGGNRDAVVGLLESCGIG